The following are encoded in a window of Brevibacillus ruminantium genomic DNA:
- the ureG gene encoding urease accessory protein UreG: MRPIKIGVGGPVGAGKTMLVEKLTRSMNNDLSMAVITNDIYTKEDAKFLMKNGVLPSDRIIGVETGGCPHTAIREDASMNFAAIDELQKRHADVELIFVESGGDNLAATFSPELVDFSIYIIDVAQGEKIPRKGGQGMIKSDLFIINKIDLAPYVGASLEVMESDTRTFRGDRPYIFTNLKDEVGLADVVTWIKENALLSGLR, from the coding sequence ATGCGGCCGATCAAAATCGGAGTAGGCGGTCCTGTCGGAGCTGGAAAAACCATGCTGGTGGAAAAGTTGACGCGCTCCATGAATAACGATCTCAGCATGGCTGTCATCACCAACGATATCTATACAAAAGAAGATGCAAAATTTCTGATGAAAAACGGCGTCCTGCCATCAGATCGCATTATTGGAGTCGAAACAGGCGGCTGTCCCCATACCGCCATCAGAGAAGATGCGTCCATGAATTTTGCCGCGATTGATGAATTGCAGAAACGGCATGCCGATGTGGAGCTGATTTTTGTGGAAAGCGGAGGTGACAATCTGGCTGCCACATTCAGTCCCGAGCTTGTTGATTTTTCCATCTACATCATCGATGTGGCGCAGGGTGAAAAGATTCCGCGCAAAGGCGGCCAAGGCATGATCAAGTCGGATTTGTTTATTATCAATAAGATCGATTTGGCCCCCTATGTCGGTGCCAGCCTCGAAGTGATGGAATCCGACACGCGCACGTTTCGCGGGGATCGTCCGTACATTTTTACCAACCTGAAAGACGAGGTTGGGCTGGCTGATGTCGTCACGTGGATCAAAGAAAATGCGCTGTTATCGGGTTTGCGCTAG
- a CDS encoding 5'-nucleotidase, lipoprotein e(P4) family — translation MRTGKKTKWILSVVTSIILLLPTAALAESPPPSLEKSAVSKNPLVEQKVAATLWLKSAEGRALSYQAFNLAKMMFDKALAENEKHEKLAVIVDIDDTIIDTSGYTVDVIMGLEASGAAWTNWVQSQAATPLPGSVEFLNYVVEKGGDVFYVTNRLPDIKEATLKSLATLGFPQAEYGHLFIREQGMASSKESRRQEVAKNHKIALLMGDNLEDFSDLFAPVNVKSRAEAVDQAKDLFGTKFIVLPNPMYGDWEKAIVENKKDLSIEVTRELKIKALTGKD, via the coding sequence ATGCGAACAGGTAAAAAAACAAAATGGATTCTGAGTGTCGTGACTTCGATCATTTTGCTTCTGCCGACAGCAGCACTAGCCGAATCGCCCCCACCGTCACTGGAGAAGAGCGCCGTCTCCAAAAATCCGCTGGTGGAGCAGAAGGTAGCGGCTACCTTATGGCTCAAATCGGCGGAAGGAAGGGCTCTCTCCTACCAGGCGTTTAATCTGGCCAAAATGATGTTCGACAAAGCTTTGGCGGAGAATGAGAAACATGAAAAATTGGCAGTGATTGTCGATATTGACGATACGATTATTGATACATCCGGATATACCGTAGATGTAATCATGGGCTTGGAGGCCTCCGGCGCAGCCTGGACAAACTGGGTGCAATCCCAGGCCGCGACTCCTCTTCCCGGTTCGGTCGAATTTTTGAATTACGTGGTGGAAAAAGGGGGAGATGTCTTTTACGTGACCAACCGTCTTCCTGACATCAAAGAGGCCACTCTCAAGAGCCTGGCAACCTTAGGATTTCCACAAGCGGAGTACGGACATTTGTTTATCAGGGAGCAGGGGATGGCTTCGAGCAAAGAGAGCAGAAGACAAGAGGTAGCCAAAAACCACAAGATCGCGCTGCTCATGGGAGATAATCTGGAGGACTTCTCCGACCTGTTCGCTCCGGTCAATGTGAAAAGCAGAGCGGAAGCCGTCGATCAGGCAAAAGATTTGTTCGGGACCAAATTTATCGTGCTGCCAAATCCGATGTACGGAGACTGGGAAAAGGCGATTGTAGAAAACAAAAAGGATTTGAGCATCGAGGTAACGAGAGAGCTGAAGATAAAGGCGCTTACTGGAAAAGATTGA
- a CDS encoding APC family permease has translation MSSSSPNEPSVLKRTLTLRHLIIYGMVMMAPLAPWQVYGMVAQSSFNMVPLVYVIGIILMFFTACSYAQMSKEFPNAGSIYTYVSRGINPHVGFVAGWTLLSDYILAPALLYLFAGIWMSGITPEIPSIVWSLVFLVFNTVINIRGIETNAKVNLVLFWVQIVSLLVFIGYAIKFIFVDGHGVAGFSIAPFYQAEHIDLPFIATAVSIVVLGFLGFDGISTLAEEAKDPKKTIGKASVLALVITGLIFLVQSYMAALVHPNYTDLDPDMAFFDIAKEVGGSGFYVVMIIVNVLAVGIAVTLNVQSSVSRIIFAMSRDRVIPGASFLSKIHPKFQTPVNAILLSSAVALIVSSTLSLETILLFINFGAVTSFMVLNLTVIYYFFVRKGQRDGKSILFYLLFPLIGFSVCAFVWTGFDFATYLAGFSWIAVGVIVGFIKSKGYKENSPVLKDM, from the coding sequence ATGTCCAGTTCCAGTCCAAACGAACCGAGTGTATTAAAACGAACGCTAACACTACGACATCTCATCATTTACGGGATGGTGATGATGGCTCCTCTGGCTCCATGGCAAGTGTACGGAATGGTTGCCCAAAGCAGTTTTAACATGGTGCCGCTCGTATATGTAATCGGCATAATTCTGATGTTTTTTACCGCATGCAGCTATGCGCAGATGAGCAAGGAATTTCCCAATGCAGGCTCCATTTACACGTATGTCTCCAGGGGGATCAATCCCCATGTCGGCTTTGTAGCCGGTTGGACGCTGTTATCGGATTACATTTTGGCGCCAGCGCTTCTGTATTTGTTCGCCGGCATCTGGATGTCAGGGATCACGCCGGAAATTCCATCGATTGTCTGGAGCCTGGTGTTCCTGGTGTTTAACACGGTAATCAATATCCGGGGGATCGAGACGAATGCAAAGGTCAACCTCGTCCTGTTCTGGGTGCAGATCGTATCCTTGCTCGTTTTTATCGGTTATGCCATCAAGTTCATCTTTGTGGACGGGCACGGAGTCGCGGGTTTTTCCATCGCCCCGTTCTATCAGGCAGAGCATATTGACTTGCCCTTTATCGCGACAGCGGTATCGATCGTGGTCCTAGGATTTCTGGGATTCGACGGCATCTCCACACTGGCAGAGGAAGCGAAAGATCCCAAAAAGACCATTGGCAAAGCCAGCGTTCTGGCCCTGGTGATTACCGGTCTTATTTTTCTCGTTCAGTCGTATATGGCGGCGTTGGTGCATCCGAATTACACCGATTTGGACCCGGACATGGCATTTTTTGATATCGCCAAGGAAGTGGGCGGTTCCGGCTTCTATGTCGTGATGATCATCGTAAACGTACTCGCAGTAGGCATCGCGGTAACCCTGAACGTGCAGTCGTCGGTTTCCCGGATTATCTTTGCGATGAGCCGTGACCGTGTGATTCCGGGGGCATCGTTTTTGAGCAAAATCCATCCAAAGTTCCAGACACCTGTCAACGCGATTCTGCTCTCCAGTGCGGTTGCGCTCATCGTCTCCAGTACCTTGTCGCTTGAGACGATCCTGCTGTTCATCAACTTTGGCGCGGTGACTTCCTTCATGGTTTTGAATCTTACCGTGATTTACTATTTCTTTGTTCGCAAAGGGCAGCGGGATGGAAAGAGTATCCTCTTTTATCTTCTGTTCCCGCTCATTGGTTTCTCGGTGTGCGCGTTTGTCTGGACGGGCTTTGATTTCGCTACGTATTTGGCCGGCTTTAGCTGGATCGCGGTGGGTGTCATCGTTGGTTTCATCAAATCAAAAGGCTATAAGGAGAACAGTCCCGTGTTAAAGGACATGTAA
- the ureE gene encoding urease accessory protein UreE, protein MIIEEILSDWENLHADDRHNRHVEKVFLRSDDLVKRVQRVVTDHGRELGISLRESRDLTDGDVLYMDDESLIVIEVIPEDLLVISPRSMQEMGEIAHKLGNRHLPAQFHENRMFVQYDYLVEETLAEASIPYEREKVKVKKAFRHVGHSHG, encoded by the coding sequence TTGATTATTGAGGAAATCCTGAGTGACTGGGAAAATCTGCACGCAGATGACAGGCACAATCGCCATGTGGAAAAAGTGTTTTTGCGAAGTGATGATTTGGTAAAGCGGGTTCAGCGGGTGGTCACCGACCACGGCAGAGAGCTGGGCATATCCTTGCGCGAGTCGCGGGATCTGACAGACGGCGATGTTCTGTACATGGATGATGAGTCGCTGATCGTCATCGAGGTGATTCCCGAAGATCTTCTCGTGATTAGCCCGCGCAGTATGCAGGAGATGGGAGAGATTGCCCACAAATTGGGGAATCGTCACTTGCCTGCCCAGTTTCATGAAAATCGGATGTTTGTTCAATACGATTATCTGGTCGAAGAGACGCTGGCAGAAGCGAGCATCCCTTACGAACGTGAAAAGGTAAAAGTAAAAAAAGCATTTCGGCACGTCGGCCACAGCCATGGATGA
- a CDS encoding urease accessory protein UreD produces MENLTGFLRLAVLHKQNRTIPYDSFYRGAFKITQPVYLDNSGQPCFYLMNPGGGYVDGDQYRAEICLDEDAHMLLTTQSSTKIYKTLKRPVVQETVITLKKGSFLEYIPDPIIAYQHARYRQQTVVKMERGASLVYAEIITPGWSPDGEWFRYDWLQLKTQVYLDEELVLFDHLKLCPGESAMKGLGMLEGYTHVGSMIVIGERATDSFFERLSDVLERSTFPVKIGLSMLTEPGFTLRVLSSSTQDIEKVFEACQQMIREQWFDRKPISLRKY; encoded by the coding sequence ATGGAAAACTTGACAGGTTTTTTGCGGCTAGCCGTACTCCACAAGCAAAACAGAACCATTCCGTATGATTCCTTTTATCGGGGGGCGTTCAAGATTACACAGCCGGTGTATCTGGACAATTCCGGGCAACCCTGTTTCTACCTCATGAATCCGGGGGGCGGTTACGTAGATGGGGACCAGTACCGGGCGGAAATCTGTTTAGATGAGGACGCCCACATGCTGTTGACCACCCAATCCTCAACGAAAATCTACAAAACCCTGAAGAGGCCGGTCGTGCAGGAAACGGTCATTACCTTGAAAAAAGGGAGCTTTCTCGAATATATACCGGACCCGATCATCGCCTATCAGCACGCCCGGTATCGTCAACAAACGGTTGTGAAAATGGAGCGGGGAGCCAGCCTGGTGTACGCGGAGATCATTACGCCGGGATGGTCCCCTGACGGTGAATGGTTTCGCTATGACTGGCTACAGCTAAAAACCCAGGTGTATCTGGATGAGGAGCTGGTACTCTTTGACCATTTGAAGCTTTGTCCGGGTGAGAGTGCGATGAAAGGCTTGGGGATGCTGGAGGGGTATACGCATGTAGGGTCTATGATCGTTATCGGAGAGCGAGCCACTGACTCATTTTTTGAGCGGCTGTCTGACGTTCTTGAGCGCAGTACGTTCCCGGTAAAGATCGGTCTGTCCATGCTGACGGAGCCTGGTTTTACCTTGCGTGTGCTGAGTTCTTCCACGCAGGATATCGAGAAGGTGTTTGAAGCCTGTCAACAGATGATACGTGAGCAATGGTTTGACAGAAAGCCCATCTCCCTGCGGAAGTATTAA
- a CDS encoding urease accessory protein UreF, translated as MDEYVLSLLQLCDSNFPTGAFSHSFGLETYIQDDKVTNKQTFAQWLEVYIKEQLTPIDGLACRLAYEALKQNEPEKVWKLDRLLYVQNLPRETREGSSRIGVRMAELGAKLYPSSPLVSYLERIRSGQSKGHPALVFAMLAHHLQIPLSVAVLSFLYSSTASLIQNGVRGIPLGQTEGQQLFRELQTHLQSAQKTIQRLDLDDFGAVSPGLELAQMRHERLHIRLFMS; from the coding sequence ATGGATGAGTATGTATTATCGCTGCTGCAGCTGTGTGATTCCAATTTTCCAACCGGAGCCTTCAGTCATTCTTTTGGTCTGGAAACATATATTCAAGACGATAAGGTGACGAACAAGCAAACCTTCGCACAGTGGCTGGAAGTCTATATCAAAGAGCAGCTCACCCCGATCGATGGATTGGCGTGCAGGCTTGCGTATGAGGCGCTGAAGCAGAATGAGCCGGAGAAAGTGTGGAAACTGGATCGTCTGCTCTATGTGCAAAACCTGCCTCGCGAAACAAGAGAGGGCAGCAGCAGGATCGGTGTAAGAATGGCAGAGCTTGGGGCGAAGCTGTATCCTTCTTCGCCTCTGGTTTCGTATTTGGAACGAATCAGGTCCGGCCAGTCGAAGGGCCACCCTGCTCTCGTGTTTGCCATGCTCGCTCATCACCTGCAAATTCCCTTATCTGTCGCCGTGTTGTCCTTTTTGTATTCTTCCACAGCCAGCTTGATCCAGAACGGTGTGCGAGGGATTCCATTGGGACAAACAGAGGGACAGCAACTGTTTCGTGAGCTGCAAACCCATTTGCAGTCAGCGCAAAAAACGATACAACGACTGGACCTGGATGATTTCGGGGCAGTTTCGCCTGGTCTTGAATTAGCCCAAATGAGGCATGAACGTCTCCATATCCGCTTGTTCATGTCGTAG
- a CDS encoding urea transporter, producing MLLIENAISGVLILAGITIADYRLGIISFVSAWIGAWMAYAGGADKAAVAQGLFGYNAVLSGLALSLFLSGGQRWWIALAGAAISVFVTAAVMYMMRGTDVPALTFPYIILTWFLLLIPYHLGFFEASSELVPQDLAHATFHQEGTIQLLDGLIDGIGQVYFQQGVLTSLLILVAIFWAGWRLGLYAVIGTVVGWLTAFLLNAEITLLNLGLYGYNAVLTILAVSAVFATDHRMATLTGILAAIITVPVTAGLSSWLQPYGLPTLTMPFVLVTWMFIAARKELSRM from the coding sequence GTGCTGTTGATCGAAAATGCCATCTCCGGCGTACTCATTCTGGCAGGGATCACGATTGCGGATTACCGGTTGGGGATCATTTCATTCGTCTCGGCATGGATTGGAGCCTGGATGGCGTATGCCGGCGGGGCAGACAAAGCGGCGGTGGCGCAGGGATTATTCGGCTATAACGCGGTCTTGTCAGGATTGGCCCTGTCTTTGTTTTTGAGTGGGGGGCAGCGCTGGTGGATTGCTCTTGCGGGAGCTGCGATCAGTGTTTTCGTCACGGCGGCGGTGATGTACATGATGCGCGGCACCGATGTTCCGGCGCTCACCTTCCCGTATATCATCCTGACATGGTTTTTATTGCTTATCCCGTATCATCTCGGATTTTTCGAAGCAAGCTCGGAGCTGGTCCCCCAGGATCTTGCCCATGCCACGTTTCACCAGGAGGGTACGATTCAGCTTTTGGACGGCTTGATAGACGGCATCGGACAAGTGTATTTCCAGCAGGGGGTGTTGACGAGCCTACTGATTTTGGTCGCCATTTTTTGGGCAGGTTGGAGGCTTGGACTTTATGCCGTCATCGGGACGGTTGTCGGTTGGCTGACAGCCTTTTTGCTGAACGCGGAAATTACTCTCCTAAACCTGGGGTTGTACGGGTATAACGCTGTGTTGACGATACTCGCTGTTTCTGCAGTATTTGCTACCGATCACCGTATGGCTACGTTGACGGGTATCCTTGCAGCCATCATTACGGTGCCCGTTACCGCAGGCCTCAGTAGCTGGCTCCAGCCATACGGTCTCCCCACCTTGACGATGCCATTTGTTCTGGTCACGTGGATGTTTATCGCCGCCCGTAAAGAGCTGAGCCGCATGTGA
- a CDS encoding SDR family NAD(P)-dependent oxidoreductase encodes MMLQAKVAIVTGGAQGIGAAIVRRFVEEGARVAIADILVEKGEQLEQELTEQGHDVVFIRTDVSQTESVKAFVQSVIDRYGQIDILCNNAAVNIPGSVEELEEELWDKTINVNIKSQFLMSKYVLPHMRKQAKGAVINMASANSFVAEPRLAAYVASKGAIMQLTKAMALDCAPNIRVNCICPGWVDTTFNDAHAALYGGREKVLEGLANVQIIGRPIQPVEIANVAVFLASDLSSCMTGVPVLADGGITAGIA; translated from the coding sequence ATGATGTTACAAGCAAAGGTTGCGATTGTTACAGGAGGAGCACAGGGAATCGGAGCTGCGATCGTCCGCAGATTTGTAGAGGAGGGCGCCCGGGTGGCCATCGCTGACATTCTCGTGGAAAAAGGAGAGCAGCTTGAGCAGGAGCTGACGGAGCAAGGCCACGACGTCGTTTTCATTCGGACGGATGTATCCCAGACAGAGAGCGTAAAGGCATTTGTCCAAAGTGTGATCGATCGTTATGGACAAATTGATATCCTGTGCAATAATGCGGCGGTGAATATCCCCGGCTCTGTAGAAGAGCTGGAAGAAGAGTTGTGGGATAAAACGATCAACGTGAATATAAAATCGCAATTCTTGATGTCCAAGTACGTCCTGCCTCATATGCGCAAGCAAGCCAAAGGGGCGGTGATCAATATGGCTTCAGCCAACAGTTTTGTAGCGGAGCCAAGGCTGGCGGCCTATGTCGCGAGCAAGGGAGCCATCATGCAGCTGACAAAAGCGATGGCACTGGATTGTGCGCCAAACATCCGCGTGAACTGCATCTGCCCGGGCTGGGTGGATACGACCTTTAACGATGCCCATGCGGCACTGTACGGAGGACGTGAGAAAGTGCTGGAGGGACTGGCCAACGTGCAAATCATCGGGCGCCCGATCCAGCCGGTCGAAATCGCCAATGTGGCGGTGTTTTTGGCATCGGATCTCTCTTCCTGCATGACCGGTGTGCCTGTTCTGGCCGATGGCGGAATCACGGCCGGGATCGCGTAA